A genome region from Eurosta solidaginis isolate ZX-2024a chromosome 2, ASM4086904v1, whole genome shotgun sequence includes the following:
- the Wdr82 gene encoding WD repeat-containing protein 82 → MKMKLIDSVIKSFKVAKVFRENTDKINAIDFSPNGENLISCSEDDQIVIYDCEKGTQSRTVNSKKYGVDLIRFTHANNTAIHSSTKVDDTIRYLSLHDNKYLRYFPGHTKKVISLCISPVEDTFLSGSLDKTLRLWDLRSPNCQGLMNLPGRPVAAYDPEGLIFAAGVNSESIKLYDLRSFDKGPFVTFKLYQEKECDWTGLKFSRDGKIILISTNGSIIRLVDAFHGTPLQTFTGYPNNKGIPIEASFSPDSQFIFSGSTDGRVHIWNADTGCKVCVLNGDHPGPVQCVQFNPKYMMLASACTNMAFWLPTAEEDL, encoded by the coding sequence atgaagaTGAAACTTATTGACTCGGTTATAAAAAGTTTTAAGGTGGCGAAAGTTTTTCGTGAAAATACCGATAAAATAAATGCGATTGACTTTTCTCCGAATGGCGAAAATTTGATTTCATGCAGCGAGGATGATCAAATTGTTATTTACGATTGCGAAAAAGGGACACAGTCTCGAACGGTTAATTCAAAGAAGTATGGCGTTGATTTAATACGATTCACCCACGCCAACAATACTGCAATTCATAGCTCAACCAAAGTTGATGATACCATACGTTATTTAAGTCTCCACGATAATAAGTACTTACGATACTTCCCTGGTCATACCAAAAAAGTAATATCCCTATGCATTTCGCCTGTGGAAGATACTTTTCTCTCCGGATCTTTGGATAAAACTTTACGATTATGGGATTTACGTTCTCCCAATTGCCAGGGTTTAATGAATTTACCCGGCCGCCCTGTTGCTGCATACGATCCAGAAGGACTAATTTTTGCAGCTGGTGTCAACTCGGAAAGCATTAAATTGTATGATTTGCGCTCATTTGACAAAGGACCTTTCGTCACCTTCAAACTATATCAAGAAAAAGAATGCGATTGGACTGGTTTAAAATTTTCAAGAGACggtaaaataatattaataagtaCGAATGGATCTATTATACGACTAGTGGACGCATTTCATGGTACTCCTTTACAAACATTCACTGGTTACCCAAACAACAAGGGCATTCCTATTGAAGCCAGTTTTAGTCCTGATTCACAATTTATATTTTCCGGAAGTACAGATGGTCGTGTACATATATGGAATGCTGACACAGGATGTAAGGTATGCGTCCTGAACGGAGATCATCCCGGACCCGTACAGTGTGTTCAGTTTAATCCGAAATATATGATGCTTGCATCGGCATGCACAAATATGGCATTTTGGTTACCAACCGCTGAGGAGGACCTATAA
- the LOC137242208 gene encoding uncharacterized protein isoform X2: MLLLRLLMLCRYSDFMESQRGEGGEKSLTMVDRHTSSSRAIKNNFNNSSSSSTNQTHNKLIDLLPSNSDSANADFIDVAQHSASYHSSLNTTSTVLNNAATSLTNEGAFPTTNENIMAILQTILQKHIDLEFRLTKIEEKLPELAEVMAIYKVMRDSKVLIKKTHKIVCRISGETENDTHTELSIVMPLTSLDSVYDIEKKLDSDDYQESMKSYIFMLKGASLDIIGVMRKFFSDNVLFNFNWDGVQSKRSLSKLKLVNSVLFDVFKLQGRIDFEDSMRRCLTLSHNRHKQRRYLTHKSSTETA; encoded by the exons ATGCTTCTGCTGAGACTTCTAATGCTTTGCAG ATATTCAGATTTCATGGAATCTCAACGTGGAGAAGGAGGTGAAAAGTCCTTGACTATGGTGGACAGACACACATCTAGCTCAAGAGCTATAAAAAACAATTTCAATAATTCGTCCAGCTCTAGTACCAACCAAACACACAACAAATTGATTGATTTACTTCCCTCCAATTCCGATTCAGCAAACGCCGATTTCAtcgatgtagcacaacacagcgcgTCTTATCACTCTTCCTTAAATACAACGAGTACCGTTTTGAATAATGCGGCTACTTCCTTAACCAACGAAGGAGCATTCCCTACAACAAACGAAAATATAATGGCAatactacaaacaatattacagaagcatatcgacctggaatttagattgactaagattgaagaaaag CTTCCAGAATTGGCAGAAGTCATGGCTATCTATAAGGTCATGCGTGACTCAAAAGTTCTGattaagaaaacgcacaaaatagtatgccgtatcagcggagaaacggaaaatgatactcacaccgagctctctatcgttatgccactaacatcgctggattcagtttatgacattgagaaaaagttggactcagatgattatcaagaatcaatg aaatcatATATCTTTATGCTGAAAGGTGCATCATTAGACATTATTGGAGTAATGAGAAAATTTTTCTCTGACaacgttcttttcaattttaactgggacggagtacagagcaaacgatctttatctaaactgaaactcgtgaacagcgtactttttg ACGTTTTCAAACTGCAAGGCAGGATCGACTTCGAAGACAGCATGAGACGGTGTTTAACGCTGAGCCACAATCGGCATAAACAAAGGCGGTATCTGACCCATAAATCCAGCACTGAAACAGCATAA
- the LOC137242208 gene encoding uncharacterized protein isoform X1, which yields MLLLRLLMLCSNPSRYSDFMESQRGEGGEKSLTMVDRHTSSSRAIKNNFNNSSSSSTNQTHNKLIDLLPSNSDSANADFIDVAQHSASYHSSLNTTSTVLNNAATSLTNEGAFPTTNENIMAILQTILQKHIDLEFRLTKIEEKLPELAEVMAIYKVMRDSKVLIKKTHKIVCRISGETENDTHTELSIVMPLTSLDSVYDIEKKLDSDDYQESMKSYIFMLKGASLDIIGVMRKFFSDNVLFNFNWDGVQSKRSLSKLKLVNSVLFDVFKLQGRIDFEDSMRRCLTLSHNRHKQRRYLTHKSSTETA from the exons ATGCTTCTGCTGAGACTTCTAATGCTTTGCAG TAATCCCTCTAGATATTCAGATTTCATGGAATCTCAACGTGGAGAAGGAGGTGAAAAGTCCTTGACTATGGTGGACAGACACACATCTAGCTCAAGAGCTATAAAAAACAATTTCAATAATTCGTCCAGCTCTAGTACCAACCAAACACACAACAAATTGATTGATTTACTTCCCTCCAATTCCGATTCAGCAAACGCCGATTTCAtcgatgtagcacaacacagcgcgTCTTATCACTCTTCCTTAAATACAACGAGTACCGTTTTGAATAATGCGGCTACTTCCTTAACCAACGAAGGAGCATTCCCTACAACAAACGAAAATATAATGGCAatactacaaacaatattacagaagcatatcgacctggaatttagattgactaagattgaagaaaag CTTCCAGAATTGGCAGAAGTCATGGCTATCTATAAGGTCATGCGTGACTCAAAAGTTCTGattaagaaaacgcacaaaatagtatgccgtatcagcggagaaacggaaaatgatactcacaccgagctctctatcgttatgccactaacatcgctggattcagtttatgacattgagaaaaagttggactcagatgattatcaagaatcaatg aaatcatATATCTTTATGCTGAAAGGTGCATCATTAGACATTATTGGAGTAATGAGAAAATTTTTCTCTGACaacgttcttttcaattttaactgggacggagtacagagcaaacgatctttatctaaactgaaactcgtgaacagcgtactttttg ACGTTTTCAAACTGCAAGGCAGGATCGACTTCGAAGACAGCATGAGACGGTGTTTAACGCTGAGCCACAATCGGCATAAACAAAGGCGGTATCTGACCCATAAATCCAGCACTGAAACAGCATAA